One part of the Ochotona princeps isolate mOchPri1 chromosome 3, mOchPri1.hap1, whole genome shotgun sequence genome encodes these proteins:
- the TRIM59 gene encoding tripartite motif-containing protein 59: MHNFEDELTCPICYSIFEDPRVLPCSHTFCRNCLENVLQASGHFYIWRPLRIPLKCPNCRSIIEIAPTGIESLPVNFALMAIIEKYQQEDHPDIATCPEHYRQPLNVYCLLDKKLVCGHCLTIGQHHGHPIDDLQSAYLKEKDTPQKLLKQLTDTHWKEVSHVIEKLEEQKSLSEKMVQGDKEIVLQYFNELSNTIEQKKNIFLTALCDVGDLISQEYSPQIERMKDLRAQQQELVALASSLPEEPPLSFLEKVAEVRQRVQALQQSALPEVRPLEICPRVSHVLSAEWGRTEIGQIKKAVIPKMKISAKRIPCSWPEKDDREVELLKLVNAAIVTLIAVIMVVMLFFNQHITTFLNEITSVCFSDIALSVYQGLSKNFHDVETMLSHGLYLLKEFTWNLVSH, from the coding sequence ATGCACAATTTTGAGGACGAGTTGACGTGCCCCATCTGTTACAGCATTTTTGAAGATCCTCGGGTACTGCCCTGCTCTCACACGTTCTGCAGGAATTGTCTGGAAAACGTTCTCCAGGCATCTGGTCACTTTTACATATGGAGACCTTTACGCATTCCACTCAAGTGTCCTAACTGCAGAAGCATTATTGAAATTGCTCCTACTGGTATTGAATCTTTACCTGTTAACTTTGCACTAATGGCTATTATTGAAAAGTACCAGCAAGAAGACCATCCAGATATTGCCACCTGCCCTGAACATTATAGGCAACCGCTAAATGTTTATTGTCTGCTAGATAAGAAGTTAGTTTGTGGCCATTGCCTTACCATAGGTCAGCATCATGGTCATCCCATTGATGACCTTCAGAGTGCCTAtctgaaagaaaaagacacaCCTCAAAAACTCCTCAAACAGTTAACTGACACACACTGGAAAGAAGTTTCTCATGTTATTGAGAAGTTGGAAGAACAAAAATCTCTTTCTGAGAAAATGGTCCAAGGTGATAAGGAAATTGTTCTCCAGTATTTTAATGAACTTAGTAATAcaatagaacagaaaaaaaacatcTTCCTGACCGCGCTCTGTGATGTTGGCGATCTGATTAGTCAAGAATATTCTCCCCaaattgaaagaatgaaagaCCTGAGagcgcagcagcaggagctggtggCGCTGGCGTCGTCTCTGCCCGAGGAGCCTCCGCTCTCCTTCCTGGAGAAGGTGGCCGAGGTCCGCCAGCGCGTGCAGGCTCTGCAGCAGAGCGCGCTGCCCGAGGTGCGGCCCCTGGAGATCTGTCCTCGGGTCAGCCACGTGCTGAGCGCAGAGTGGGGCAGAACAGAAATCGGGCAAATCAAGAAAGCTGTGATTCCTAAAATGAAGATTTCTGCAAAAAGAATACCGTGCTCTTGGCCTGAAAAGGATGACAGAGAAGTTGAACTTTTAAAACTTGTAAACGCTGCTATTGTTACGCTAATTGCAGTGATAATGGTGGTGATGCTGTTTTTCAACCAACACATAACGACCTTTTTGAATGAGATCACTTCCGTGTGCTTTTCTGACATTGCGCTGTCAGTTTACCAAGGTTTATCTAAAAATTTTCATGATGTAGAGACCATGCTGTCTCACGGCTTATACTTGTTGAAGGAATTTACCTGGAACTTAGTTTCTCATTGA